In Bacteroidia bacterium, one genomic interval encodes:
- a CDS encoding universal stress protein, with protein MKILVPVDFTDITEKGFKYALSLPFANEIILFHAVDDITKSKEAQQQLSNITNKYSVPAHLTVQQKVKQGNLFEILGDFSKEVSADLIVMATHGIKGLQHFLGSHAMKLITHSKTPFIVVQQKDFSPLKKMLVPIDFTKEVKQELPAVIQFAKLFKASVLLLKQNNHDPYIQKRSDLNTVYFEDNLNNAEIKYQLIEQTFSLDDKYEVIAKQAAAHNADIIVTTIEPDLNVADYVIGVEEQKIVANDLQLPVLCVNIKHFTIAGDQFSVSVQQ; from the coding sequence ATGAAAATTTTAGTTCCGGTTGACTTTACCGATATTACTGAAAAAGGATTTAAATATGCATTGTCACTTCCTTTTGCCAATGAAATAATCCTTTTTCATGCTGTTGATGACATAACAAAGTCTAAAGAAGCACAACAGCAACTCAGCAACATTACAAACAAATATTCCGTTCCTGCACATCTCACTGTTCAGCAAAAAGTAAAACAAGGTAACCTTTTTGAGATATTAGGTGATTTTTCAAAAGAAGTTAGTGCTGACTTAATTGTGATGGCTACACATGGCATTAAAGGCCTTCAACATTTCTTAGGCAGTCATGCCATGAAGTTGATTACCCATTCAAAAACTCCTTTCATTGTTGTACAACAAAAAGATTTCAGTCCACTGAAAAAGATGCTTGTACCTATTGATTTCACCAAAGAAGTTAAACAGGAATTGCCTGCTGTAATACAATTTGCAAAGCTATTTAAGGCAAGTGTACTGCTGCTTAAACAAAACAATCACGATCCTTATATTCAGAAAAGAAGTGACCTGAATACCGTATATTTTGAAGACAATCTCAATAATGCAGAAATTAAATATCAATTAATTGAGCAGACCTTTTCACTCGATGATAAATATGAGGTGATTGCCAAACAAGCTGCTGCACATAATGCCGACATTATTGTTACTACCATAGAGCCTGATTTGAATGTTGCCGACTACGTAATAGGTGTTGAAGAGCAAAAAATTGTAGCTAACGATCTTCAACTGCCTGTATTATGTGTCAACATCAAGCATTTTACCATTGCCGGTGATCAGTTCAGTGTTTCAGTACAACAGTAG
- a CDS encoding DUF4159 domain-containing protein: protein MVFLLFSSFKAPDFTLKLAKLKYAGGGNWYVSPTALHNLAVFCNQNINTNISPEEAVVEPGSPDLFNYPFVHMTGNGRFVFSNQEAENLRKYLIAGGFLNINDSYDMDKFVRPEMKKVFPELDFVELPFNHPIYHQRYNFPNGLPKIHEHNGKPPQGFGLIYQGRLVCFYEYESDIGDGWEDPEVHNDPPEMRQKALQMGANILQYVFSGQ, encoded by the coding sequence ATGGTTTTTTTGCTGTTTTCTTCATTTAAAGCACCCGATTTTACATTAAAACTTGCCAAGCTCAAATATGCAGGCGGTGGAAACTGGTACGTCAGCCCTACGGCATTACACAATCTGGCAGTTTTCTGCAATCAGAATATTAATACCAACATTAGCCCGGAAGAGGCTGTAGTAGAGCCCGGAAGCCCCGACTTATTTAATTATCCTTTTGTGCACATGACAGGCAACGGGCGGTTTGTTTTTAGCAATCAGGAGGCCGAAAATCTGAGAAAATATTTAATAGCCGGTGGATTTTTGAATATCAACGACAGCTACGACATGGATAAGTTTGTCCGCCCCGAAATGAAAAAAGTTTTTCCTGAACTTGACTTTGTTGAATTGCCATTCAACCATCCTATTTATCATCAGCGGTATAATTTCCCCAATGGATTGCCTAAAATCCATGAACATAATGGGAAACCGCCACAGGGTTTTGGCCTGATTTATCAGGGCAGGTTAGTTTGTTTTTATGAATATGAAAGTGATATTGGCGATGGGTGGGAAGATCCGGAAGTACATAACGACCCACCGGAAATGCGACAAAAAGCGTTGCAGATGGGCGCAAATATCCTGCAATACGTTTTTAGCGGACAATAA